The following nucleotide sequence is from uncultured Draconibacterium sp..
CCCGCGAAGGTAACGACCTGCTTCGTGAGATGATTGAAGCCAACATCGTAGATTATGGTGAAGAGTTCAAAAAATCGATGGAAGAAGGTAGCTGGGACCTTTCGAAAGTAGACCCTGAGAAATTAAAAAAATCGAAGCTGGCCATGGTATTTGGTCAGATGAATGAGCCACCGGGTGCACGTGCACGTGTTGCGCTTTCAGGATTAACAATTGCTGAAAGTTTGCGCGATGGCGACGGTTCGACCGGAGGTGGTCGCGATATTCTTTTCTTCGTTGATAATATTTTCCGTTTTACACAGGCAGGTTCCGAGGTGTCGGCACTGCTTGGTCGTATGCCATCGGCAGTAGGTTACCAGCCAACGCTGGCTACTGAAATGGGTGTTATGCAGGAACGGATTACTTCTACTAAAAATGGATCAATTACATCGGTACAGGCGGTTTATGTGCCTGCTGATGACTTGACCGACCCTGCGCCTGCAACAACATTTGCGCACCTCGATGCAACAACGGTATTGAGTCGTAAAATTGCAGAGTTGGGTATTTATCCTGCGGTTGACCCGCTTGATTCTTCATCACGTATTCTTACGCCGGAAATTGTTGGAGACGAGCATTACAACTGTGCGCAGGACGTAATTATGTTGTTACAGCGCTACACCGAATTGCAGGATATTATTGCAATTTTGGGTATGGATGAACTTTCGGAAGAAGATAAACTGGTTGTTCACCGTGCACGTCGTGTTCAGCGTTTCCTTTCGCAGCCATTCTTTGTTGCTTCGGCATTTACCGGACTGGAAGGAAAACTGGTTTCGATTGAAGATACCATCAAAGGTTTCAGAATGATTATGAACGGCGAGGTCGACAAATATCCTGAAGCAGCATTTAACCTTGTTGGTACTATTGAAGAGGCCATCGAGAAAGGTGAAAAATTGTTAGCTGACAACTAAAATCGGAAAGGAAGTAAAATGCATTTAGAAATAATTACACCGGATAAAAAAGTATTCGAGGGCGATGTTAGCCTAATTCAGCTGCCCGGAAGTAAAGGAGGTTTCGAGATATTGAAAAACCACGCTCCTATAATTTCAACGCTTGAAAAAGGTGTGCTGAAAATTAAAGAAACAAACGGAGGAGAGAAACACTTTGAAGTTGATGGTGGTGTAATTGAAAATAAAGCAAATAAGATTATTGTTCTTGTTGAATCGGCATAGTACAATAAACGAAGATAGTTGAAAAGTCCCCGTAGAAGATTTCTGCGGGGATTTTTTGTGTCTGCAAATAGAGTTTTGCAAAAAATCAATATCTTCGATACTTCGGAAAAATGAAAGTGAAATTTCTGATCATACGATTTAGTTCAATTGGCGACATTGTTTTAACAACACCTGTTGTTCGCGGATTGAAACAGCAGGTTGATAATGCTGAAGTTCATTTCGTAACCAAAAAGAAATTTGCTTGTTTGGTAAGTTCCAGCCCTTACATCGATAAGGTTCATTTGCTAGAGGATAATATTGGTACGCTAATTCACGAATTGGAAAAGGAGGATTACGATTATATTATCGATCTTCATAACAATTTCAGAAGCAATAAAATAAAGCGACGGCTAAAAATGCAGTCGTTTGCGGTGAATAAAATCAATTGGGAAAAGTTTCTGATGATTCGTTTTAAAATGAACCGCTTGCCCAACGTACATATTGTTGATCGATACCTGGAAACGGTTTCGGTTTTTGATGTGAAGAATGATCGCCTCGGGCTTGATTACTTTATCGATGAATCTGCCGCATTTCAGCAGAGCGATTTACCCGAAACTTTTCGGAATGGTTACGTGGCTTTTGTAATTGCCGGAACATATTTCACCAAAAAATTGCCCGTTCATAAAGTCAGTCAAATTTGTCAGCAAATTCCGTATCCGGTAATTTTACTAGGCGGTAAAAATGAATTCGATGAGGGAGAACAGGTGTTATCGCAATCAAAAGGAAATGTATTAAACTTTGCTGGTAAAATTTCGTTAAACCAATCGGCCTCACTGGTGCGTGATTCGCGCGTAGTATTGGCCAACGATACGGGCTTAATGCACATTGCAGCAGCTTTTAAAAAGAAGATATTTTCGTTTTGGGGCAACACCATTCCGGAGTTTGGGATGACGCCTTACCAGCCCAATGAGTTGTCGGAAATTATGCAGATTAATGATTTAAAATGCCGCCCGTGCTCAAAACTTGGACATCATAAATGCCCCAAAAAACATTTTAAATGTATGGAAGATATTGATGTGCAGAAGGCAATTGATTGGATCAATAAAAATTACTAATCGTTACATCGCTGTTGCTTTTTCCGGTTTAGAAATTAATTTGTATTTTCCATTTCTTTCTGTGTTGTTCAATCAAAAAATCATAATCAAATGAAACGTCGTTCCTTTTTTAAAACAACCGCTCTTGGTGGTTCTGTGGTGGCTTTAAGTGGTGTTGCCGCATGTGTTCAAAAGTCTGATGTTCAGTCAGTAGTTAATATGGAGGCCTTTGATTTAAATGAAACATCGGCTTTAGCTCTTCAGCAAAAAATGGAGACAGGAGAACTAACTGCCGAAAGTATTTGTAAAAAATACCTCGATCGAATTGCGCTGGTTGATCCACATTTAAAATCGGTAATCGAACTAAACCCTGATGCCTTGGATATTGCCAAAAAACTGGATGAGGAACGCCAAAATGGAAAAGTTCGCGGTCCGTTGCACGGAATTCCGGTGATGATTAAGGATAATATTGATACTGGCGATAAAATGCAAACCACCGCCGGATCGCTCGGACTGGAAGGGAATGTCGTGGAAAAAGATGCATTTATAGTAAAAAAATTACGCGACGCCGGAGCTGTGTTGCTGGGAAAAACAAACCTGAGTGAGTGGGCAAATTTCCGCTCTACCAATTCATCAAGTGGCTGGAGTGGACGAGGCGGGCAGGTACGAAATCCGTTTTGTTTGGATCGCAGTCCGTGTGGTTCGAGCTCTGGAACCGGGGCAGCTGTTTCCGGTAATCTCTGCACCATTGGAATCGGAACCGAAACAAACGGTTCAATTGTTTGTCCATCGGGGATAAATGGTGTTGTCGGCATTAAACCAACATTGGGAACATGGAGCCGACAAGGAATTATTCCGATTGCACACAGCCAGGATACTGCCGGACCAATGGCGCGCAATGTTACTGATGCTGCCATTCTGCTTGGTGCCCTGGCCGAGTTTGATTCCAACGATGCAAAAACGCATTTGGAGCAAGGGAAAATTTACGATAATTATACTTCTTTTTTAAAACCTGATGGATTAGAAGGAAAACGGATTGGTATTGCTTCACAAATGATTCCGTCGCATAACAAGGTGCATGAATTATTGAAAAAAGCCATTGAGGCGATGCAAAATAATGGGGCAGAGTTGGTTGAGGGTCTAGAATTCGAAACAAACCGAAAATGGGGAAATCCATCGTATGAAGTTTTGCTTTACGAATTTAAAGCCGACCTGAATAAATACTTGCAGGAACATCCTTCTGCACCAAGAAAGTCGCTTGCAGAATTGATTGAATTCAACAATCAAAATGCGGATAAAGAGATGCCATGGTTTGGGCAGGAGATTTTTGAAGCGGCACAGGAAAAGGGTGATTTAAGTTCGGAAGAATACTTGCAGGCACTGGCAGACTCGAAACGCTATGCCGGAAAAGAAGGTATTGATGCGTTGATGGATACCAATAATCTGGATGCGATAATTGCCCCAACCAACGGGCCAACATGGAGTATCGACTGGGTAAACGGCGATAGTTTTACCGGTGGCAGTTCGTCGCCGGCGGCCATTTCAGGTTATCCTAATATTACGGTGCCCATGGGTTTTGTTGATGGACTTCCGATTGGGCTTTCTTTCTTTGGCCGTGCCTGGAGCGAACCTGTTTTGCTTGAGATTGCTTATGCTTTCGAGCAAGCAACAAAACACCGCAAGGCACCGGATTTTAAAAAATCGCTGATGGGGTAAAACTCTTCGTCAAATTTGTTGTTTAAGAAGTCTTTCAGAAAAAAGACAAAGAAAAGGATTAAAGTAGCGCAAAAATTTTTGCGTTATCTTTGCAGCAAATTAAAGGTTATGAAGGAGCGATTATTCGGGAAGACATTAGGAGAACTGCAGGAGTTGGTTGTTGAGCTGGGCTTGCCAAAATTTACAGCAAAACAAATCACGGATTGGTTGTATAAAAAGCAAATCAGCTCGATTGATGAGATGACTAATCTCTCGAAAAAAGCCCGTGAATTACTGAACGAGCGTTTTGTATTTGGATTAACACCTTATACAAAAGTAAGTGCCAGTATTGATGGTACCCGAAAATACCTGTTCCCGACAATACAGAATAAATTTATCGAAACCGCCATGATTCCTGAACGCGACCGCAAGACTGTTTGTGTGAGTTCGCAGGTGGGATGTAAAATGGGTTGCTTGTTTTGTTTCACTGCCAAACAAGGCTTTCAGGGGCAACTTTCGGCTGGCGAAATCATCAACCAAATAAAAAGTATCGACGAGGTTGAAGAGGTAAGCAACATTGTTTACATGGGAATGGGCGAACCGTTTGATAACCTTGAAGAAGTTTTGAAAAGCCTTGAAATCCTAACTTCCGAGTGGGGATTTGCCATGAGTCCGCGTCGGATAACAGTTTCAACAATCGGTATCATTCCGGGCATGTTAACTTTCCTCGAAAAAAGTGAAGCTCATTTAGCGGTGAGTTTGCATACTCCTTTTCACGAAGAGCGCCAGAAAATTATGCCGGTGCAGGTTGCTTACCCGATTGAGGAAGTGGTGGAAGAAATTAAAAGTTGGGACTTTGGCCGTCAGCGCCGAGTGTCGTTCGAGTACATTTTGTTTGAAGACCTGAATGACTCAGAGGAACATGTTAATGAGCTGGCCCGTTTGTTAAGTGGATTAAAATGCCGCATCAATCTTATCCGTTTTCACCCGGTACCGGGAACGCCGCTAAAAAGCCCGGGAGAAAAAACCATTCAGCGTTTTAAAGATGCTTTGAATAACAAGGGAATTCTTACCACTATTCGTGCTTCGCGCGGTCAGGACATTTATGCCGCATGTGGTTTGCTGTCAACCAAAGAATTGGTGAAGTAATCGAATGCTGATAACCCAGGTTGAATAGATTCTCTCTGTAAACAAAGATAAAAAGTGGTGTTCGGAATTGAGTGAATCGGGATTAAAGCAATTCTTTCAACCTGAATTTTTCTTTCAAAAGCACCCCTTTTTCTGTTTCATGTACCGAGGCACATTCCGTGTAATAGTCGTGCTCAAAGTATAAAATGTAATTCTTAGCGGCAGCTTCTTTTAGAAATTCTCCTTTTTCTTTCATCACTTGTACCGGATCAAGATCGTAAGCCGAAATCCATAACACCGGTATGTTTGCAGCAGTTGTAAACAAATCGGAAGTATAAACAAAAGCATGTTTTGCCGTATGCAGTATTGGCAGCATTTGTCCGGGTGTGTGGCCATCGAACATTTTTATTTCAAAGCCGGGAAGCCATTCACCTTCCTTCTCAATCAACTTCAATTTTCCCGATTCCATCATGTAATCCAACACCTGACGATGATAAGCTGCCCGTTCTCTGGGGTTGGAGATTTTGGCATGTTCCCACTGTGTTTTGCTGCTCCACAGGTTTGCATTTGGGAAAACAAGTTCCAGTTTTCCGTCAACGTTTTTAACCGCTCCGGTGCAGTGATCCCAGTGCAGGTGCGTAAAAAACACATCGGTAATATCAGTGGCTGAAAAACCTTTCTCTATCAATGATTTTTCCAATTCATCAACCGAAGTCACACCATTGTTTTTAAGGTGTTTTTCGGGATAATGATTGCCAATCCCAGCTTCAATTAATATTTTCCGATCACCAATTTCAACCAGTAAACAACGTAAGGTTAACTGTGTGAAGTTATCTTCGTTGCATGGGTAAACTTTGTTCCACAATACTTTTGGGATGGCGCCGAAAAGGGCTCCTCCATCGCAATGAAAATGACCGGCAGATACTGGAGTAAGTTTCATAAAAGAAGTTTAAAGTTGGAAGCACGAAGTTTTCGCAGTCGCTCTTTTCCAACATTTTTACACTTGTAAAAGTAAATTATTTTAATGGGGCACAAGACCATAGCGTTGTTGAAAAGCTGAATCTAACGAAAAGTTCATAACATGGTCAACCACGCCGGTGTAATCTTTTATCCCCGATTTTATGTTGTTGTGTTTCAAATAAGCATCGTTTAGTTTCGAGGCTGTTTTGTCCATGGTAGCATTGCGCAATTTATTCCAGTGTTCGCTAATTTTATTTATGTCGGCCTGTACGTTCGGCGAGATTTCAGCAACAAGTTTTTTGTAGGCTTCTAAACCTCGCGCCTGCCTAAAAAGATGAAACGATATAAATAGTTTTGCCGAGTATTGAATCTGCTGCGACGAGCTGTTTAGACAAACCAACCATGAATAAAAATTGGCTTCGGCCTCACTTGTAACACCCAGCTGGTGCGCCTTTTCGTGCGCCAAAACAAATGGGTATTCAATAGGGAGAACCTGTTTGTTTACGTGTACTTCATTAAAAAACGGCCCAAAATAACCCGTGATTCCCGATTTTGAATAGAATCCGCTAAAGGTGATTTTTTTGTCGTAGCGTTTTCCCATTGGGTAATCAAAATGTAATAAAGGAGCCAGTTGTTGGTACGATTCTTCAATTAAACGATCGGTTTCAGTTTTGTCAATCTTATCAAAATCACAATGTAACCGGTTTAGTTCTGCAATATATTGGTGAACGAATTGCACAAACTCTTCGGTATTGGGTTCGCGGTCGTTAATACCAAGGCGATCTTGCAATGGTGACCGGAAATAATTAAAACCCCAAAGCAGGTAAAATAGGATAAAAGCTGACGCAAGCAGATTGATTAAAAATTTTCCTGCAGCCTTCCATTTTATTTTTTTTGTAAAAATTAGAACAAGTAGTAGGAAGGGAACCAACAGTAAAAAGATATAAAGAAGATCATCAAGCGAAAAAGGAAATATGGCGGATATGTTTGAAAGCAAGGAAGCAATTAACGGGTAAACTTTTTGTGCATACCATTTTTCTACAAATTCGGCTTGTTGCCTCAGCAAAAGTGTACACACAAAAACAATCGCAGCCAAAGCCGGTAAAATCAGCCATTTATATTTTGAGTTTTGCTTCAACTTTTTTCAGGTAAATATACAAGACAAAATTTAAAAGGCTAAAGTTTATTTTTTGGTGCAATTTAAATTCTTTTTGATTGAGAATGGTCGATAATAAAATACATTTGTTAATATTGTTTTCAGTTTGTAAACAAAAATATTTAGCATGATAAAGGCATATTCTTTTTTGCTGATGGTTGGGGGGCTATTGGCAGGTTTAAATGGATTTTGTGAGGGAAAAGATGATAAAGCAATGGAAGTACATAAACGCGCAATAACAATTGATACGCACTGTGACACGCCGATGGGATTGGTTCAGGGCGATTTAGATGTTGGTAAAAGAAATGAATCGCCTGGTAGTCGGGTTGATTTTCCGAGAATGGAAGAGGGTGGATTGGATGCGATATTTTTTGCCGCATTTACCAGTCAGCGACCACGAACTGAAGAAAATACGCAGAATGCCTATGAAATGGCCAATAAAATGATTGAGAAAACGTACGAAGTTTGCAAAAAGTACAACAATATGGCCGAAGTTGCAACCGCACCTGAAGATGTTGTTCGCCTGGAAAAAGAGGGGAAACGTGCCATTTATATTGGTATGGAGAATGGTTTCCCGATTGGCACGGAGCTCGACCGAGTGGAAGAGTTTTACAAGAAGGGCGTTCGTTACATCACCCTTTGTCACTCGTCGAATAACGATATTTGCGACTCGTCAACCGACAGTGAAGGGCCGGAACATGATGGCTTGAGTTCTTTTGGAAAAGAAGTAGTAAAAGAGATGAATCGTTTGGGAATGCTTATTGATGTTTCGCATATTTCTGATAAATCGTTTTACGATGTAATTGAGTTGAGTAAAGTGCCGGTATTTGCGTCGCATTCGAGTGTGCGTGCTATCGCGCATCATAACCGAAATATGACCGACGATATGATAAAAACGCTGGCGAAAAAAGGCGGTGTTATTCAAATTTGTTTGCTCGATAGTTACATTAAAGATCCGGATACAACCACAGTTCGTTACCAGAAAGAACAGGAAATAAGAAAGATGTTTAATTCCGAGTGGGGAAAGATGTCAGAACAGGAGAGAAACGAGAGGAGAAAATTATTCAATGAACTTAATGAAAAATATCCGAAGCAATTACCAACGGTTGCCGATTGTGTAGATCATATCGACCATGTAAAAAACCTAGTTGGTATTGATTATGTAGGAATTGGTTCTGATTTTGATGGCGGTGGCGGACTGGCTGATTGTGCCGATGTTAGTCAAATGCCAAACATTACTGCAGAAATGCTGAAACGAGGATACACCGAAGAGGAAATTGCAAAAGTATGGGGTGGTAATTTTCTCAGGGTATTTAATGAAGTGGTTGAGAATTCTACTGATAAATAGTTCAAAAAAACTGGAGTTAAAACAGGTTTTATAATCTGCACTTGTTTAAAGTGTTGTAAATCATTATCTAAAGTGATTTGTAACACTTTTTTTATGCTTTCAGATCTTTTATATTGTTAACCAAATGAATATCTCTAGCGGATGATGAAAAAAATATTGTGTTCATCGGAGTTATTAACAATTCCCATGCTGGGACAATTAACAAATCAATTTCCAAATCCCTTGTATTATTTAGGCTTTTGTGAATATCTTTTTGCGTAAGTAGGTGTTGTAATTGTTAATAAAATGTCGTAGTTTGCCATAGTTGTAAAGAGAAAATTTGTATCGTCATTAAAAGAATTGTTGTTCTAGGGATATTTGTCTTGCTAATATCACTGCGATGTGGTGCGCAACAAGATCCTATTTTTACCTCATATATGTATAATGGTCAGATTATTAATCCGGCATATGCAGGTATTTGGGAGAAGATAGGTTTTACCACATTAGTAAGAAAACAGTGGGCTGGTATAAACCGCTCGCCTCTGACTGAATACATTTCATTTCACTCACCTTTGAAAAACGAAGCTGTTGGTGTTGGTCTTAACATCATGAATGACCGTTTTGGTTTAGAGCAGCGACTAACAGTACTTGGCGACTATGCCTACGAGGTATATCTGTCGCGGCGTACACGCATGCGACTGGGTGTAAAATTTGGATTTACCAACTACAAAAATCCTCTTACTGAATATGAATTATATCCCGACGACAAATACGACAGAGCTTTTGATGAGGATGTCGATTTAAAATTTTTGCCAAACTTCGGTTTCGGAGTATTTATTTACCAGGACTATTTTTATGCAGGATTTTCTATCCCTAAGATCGTTGAGAACGACCTTAAGGAGAATTTTCATAACTATTCAACCAGTGCTGAAGTGCGAACCATTTATTTGAATGGAGGCTACGTTCTTCCGCTCGATCCATTCAATTATATTGTTTTTAAACCCACCATGCTGGTAAAGGCAACCTGGGGAACACCCTTGCAGGTAGATCTTGCAGCAAATTTTATGATTCGCGAAAAACTTTGGCTTGGCATACTTGGCCGTACCGGTGGGGCGGTATGTGTTACCGGTAACTGGATGTTTAGCAACAAGTTCAGAGTAGGCTTTGCAATGGATATTACAACAAACGATATATACCCATATCAGAACGGAACCTATGAATTTACTTTTGGTTTTGATATGGACTTTTTTGGACGTAGCTATTTAAGGTCCAGATACTTTTAATGACGATGGACACAATTACAAACCCTAAAAATGATTGTGTAACGATAAAAAAAACATTTATGTAAAGACAGAACAACAACGATTGCCTCAATTAAGAAAGTGTTGATAAGTGACCAAAACAAAACATAACCAGACTTTGGAAATAGCACTATTTATAGTGGCTGTTTTTGCTGTGCTTATGGGAGAAGCTTCTGTAAATGGAGGTGCTTTGCCAACTAGTCAACTTACGAATTATTCAAAAATTTACGGAGAAACAGTCATCTCAGACGATACAACTGGCTTTGTTTGTCCGGAAGATATCTCAACATATACCGATTTAAATGCTTGTTCAAGCAACATTAGTAGTGGCTTAAACGTGCTTGATCCTGAAGCCAGAATTATAACACTTACCTGGCAAATGCAAGGAGCAACCAACGCATCGTCGCCCGCAAGTGGAATAAACCAAATAAACAGTTATGTTTTTAACGAAGGAACAACGATCGTAAATTATAGCGGTTCCGATCTTTACAACAACTCTTTTAACTGCTCTTTTACGGTTACTGTTACCGACAATCAGCTTCCTGCCATCCGTAATCTTCCTAAAAATATAACTGTTTCAACGGCCGCCGGAGAGTGTGGTGCCGAAGTCAGCTGGCCCGATCTGGTAATAATTGATAACTGTTTAAACGAATCACAAATTCTGACAACTTATTCTCATATTTCCGGCAGTTGGTTTGAAATTGGTACGACTAGCGTAAGTTGTAGAATATCGAATGGGTTGGAAGGAGAAGACACAGAGTACACATTTAACGTTGTTGTTGTTGACAATGAAATTCCTTTACTGACTTCCCCTCAGAAAGTGACTGTCGATTGCGGAAATCCGGTACCTGATGCATTCGTTACTTTGCAGCAATTTGTTGTTGCCGGAGGAGTAGTTTCTGATAATTGTGAGATTGATGAAAGCAGTTTTAGTTTTACCAGAGAAATCAGAACCGGCTCTACTTGTCCCTTTACAATTACCAGAACTTATCAGGTTGAAGATGAGCACGGAAACATTGCAGAAATCGATCATCATATTCAGGTTCAGCAGGAGTCTGGATTGAAATCGGCAACTGCTGATTATACTGCTACACAAAGTGGAAACTGGAATGATGCAGCCACCTGGGGAGGATTCGGGCCTCCGACTTCGGGAGACAACGTAACCATTCCAACCGGAATAACTGTAACCGTTAATTCTGCTGCAGTTTGTAATAATATTGATATTCAAAGCGGAGGTAGTGTGGTTGTTAACAATTCGAATGTTTTGCAGGTTTATGGCGACTGGAACAATGCAGGGACTTTTAATGCAGGAACCGATGGAACGGTAGAATTTACCGGAACAAATAATGCAACCATAAGTGGAACAACTACTTTCGAAAACCTGATTGTATTGAAGGGTAGCTTGTCGTCAACCCTTACTATAAGTGGGACTACAAGTGTATCCAGTGGGGGAGTGTTAACTATGAATAGTGGATTGATTACGATTCCAAGTGCTGGAAGCTTGTCGTTGGATTTTAGTTCAGGCCTTTCAATTCCATCTACTGCAGGTTTTGATGTTACAGGGGGAAGCCTTTCGACAGGCAATTTCAGTATAACAAATAATGGCCTGATTCGGATCTCATCGGGAACAGCTGATTTTGGTACTGCCTCAGGTAACACTGTTCATACACAGGTTGATGGTGCTTTTATTGTTTCTGGAGGAACGGTAAATATTGCCGGGCGACTGGAAAATACCGCTGGAGGAACCTTAACTCCTCCGGGAGTAAATTCCGGAATTACCGTTTCTGGGGGAACGGTTACACTGGCTACAGTTGGAAATGGTTTAAGCAGCATCGGATCGTTGAATGTAACTGCAAATGGAGATTTCAGATTTACCGGCGGGACAATTGTATTTCAAAATCCAAGTACTGCTACCACAGAACTTGACCTTGGTGTAGTTGGGGGAGCAGGTACTAAAGATGTTTTAGGAGGGACATTCCAGTTTGGGAATGCATTGACCCCGGCAAGTTCTTCTTTTAATATTGCAAGCGATATTATTTTAGATAATGTCACATCAAGTGCTAACGCCGATCTGGTTCTGGAAAGCGATGTTCAGGTGATTAACCTGGCATTAAACAGTGCAACTACAATAGATTTAAATGGTTATGCTTTACAACAAGAGGTTACAGGAACGGGTATATATTCGTATCCAATTGAAGATGGTTCCGGGAATCCGGTTTTCGTTCAGATTAACCTCACATCAGGAAGTGGATTTGGCCCTGGCGATTATATTGAGGTAACGACATCAGATGGCAAACATCCCGATAACGAAAGCGATAATCACTTTTTAAATCAATATTGGACAGTTAATGTTGTGGGTATTACCAATCCGGTTTTCAATATTACGGCTGAATACCATTCTTCGGATGTAAACGGAACAGAATCAGAAATTGTTGCTGGTGTCTGGGATGGTAGCTCGTGGACAAAATATGGAGCTGTTAGCGGTGGCTCAATCTCGGCTTCCAATGTCGCCGGAACAACTATCTGGTTTACCGGTATTACGCTTGATGATCCAATAGTTGCTATAGATTTGGGAGCAACAACTGCTATTTGCGAGGGGTCTTCAATAACCTTAAATACAACTGTTACAGGTGACAATCCTATAACTTATTCGTGGACATCAACTCCTTCCGGGTACACTTCAAGTAGCTCCTCTCCAACAGTTTCTCCGTTGTCAGATATTAGATATACAGTAGAAATTACAGATGGAAACGGATTTACTGCCACCGATTTTATTGATGTTACGGTAGAGCCTTTACCAACTGCATCGGCGGGAGGAACTTCAACTATTTGTGAAAACAGCTCATACACGCTTTTAGCCGGAGAAGCAAGTTCGGCTAACGGAACCATCCAATGGACGGAAAACGGAGCAGGTTCAATAACTTCCGGAGTTACAACTTTAACGCCAACCTACACACCTGCTGCCGGCGATGCTGGAAACACGGTTGTAATGACAATGACAGTTACCAGTACAAATTCTTGTGCTCCGAGTACAGCAACAGCCAATTATTCCATTACTGTGGAGCCGCTTCCAAGTGCTTTCGCAGGAGGAAGTACAACAATTTGTGAAGCCGATTCTTACACTCTTTCAGCAGGAGAAGCAAGTTCGGCGAACGGAACCATCCAATGGACAGAAAACGGAGCAGGTTCAATAACTTCCGGAGCTACAACTTTAACGCCAACCTACACACCTGCTGCCGGCGATGCCGGAAACGATGTTACGCTTACGTTCACCGTAACCAGCACTAATGATTGTGCTCCTGCCACTGCAACCGATATTTTTACTGTAACCGTTCGCGAACCGCTTAGCCAGTCAACAATCTCGACAGCACAGGATATCTGTTACAACGGTGTACCTCAATCATTAGTCGGAACCGCTGCCACCGGAGGAAG
It contains:
- the atpD gene encoding F0F1 ATP synthase subunit beta, whose amino-acid sequence is MAQSIGKILQVIGPVVDVSFDSEGSELPAINDALEIPREGKDSLIIECQQHIGENTIRCVAMDSTDGLQRGSAVKALGSPITMPKGEIALGRLLNVVGDSVDGLEQLPKEGLHIHNEPPKYEDLTTETEVLYTGIKVIDLIEPYAKGGKIGLFGGAGVGKTVLIQELINNIALAHSGLSVFAGVGERTREGNDLLREMIEANIVDYGEEFKKSMEEGSWDLSKVDPEKLKKSKLAMVFGQMNEPPGARARVALSGLTIAESLRDGDGSTGGGRDILFFVDNIFRFTQAGSEVSALLGRMPSAVGYQPTLATEMGVMQERITSTKNGSITSVQAVYVPADDLTDPAPATTFAHLDATTVLSRKIAELGIYPAVDPLDSSSRILTPEIVGDEHYNCAQDVIMLLQRYTELQDIIAILGMDELSEEDKLVVHRARRVQRFLSQPFFVASAFTGLEGKLVSIEDTIKGFRMIMNGEVDKYPEAAFNLVGTIEEAIEKGEKLLADN
- the atpC gene encoding ATP synthase F1 subunit epsilon, translating into MHLEIITPDKKVFEGDVSLIQLPGSKGGFEILKNHAPIISTLEKGVLKIKETNGGEKHFEVDGGVIENKANKIIVLVESA
- a CDS encoding glycosyltransferase family 9 protein; this translates as MKVKFLIIRFSSIGDIVLTTPVVRGLKQQVDNAEVHFVTKKKFACLVSSSPYIDKVHLLEDNIGTLIHELEKEDYDYIIDLHNNFRSNKIKRRLKMQSFAVNKINWEKFLMIRFKMNRLPNVHIVDRYLETVSVFDVKNDRLGLDYFIDESAAFQQSDLPETFRNGYVAFVIAGTYFTKKLPVHKVSQICQQIPYPVILLGGKNEFDEGEQVLSQSKGNVLNFAGKISLNQSASLVRDSRVVLANDTGLMHIAAAFKKKIFSFWGNTIPEFGMTPYQPNELSEIMQINDLKCRPCSKLGHHKCPKKHFKCMEDIDVQKAIDWINKNY
- a CDS encoding amidase; this encodes MKRRSFFKTTALGGSVVALSGVAACVQKSDVQSVVNMEAFDLNETSALALQQKMETGELTAESICKKYLDRIALVDPHLKSVIELNPDALDIAKKLDEERQNGKVRGPLHGIPVMIKDNIDTGDKMQTTAGSLGLEGNVVEKDAFIVKKLRDAGAVLLGKTNLSEWANFRSTNSSSGWSGRGGQVRNPFCLDRSPCGSSSGTGAAVSGNLCTIGIGTETNGSIVCPSGINGVVGIKPTLGTWSRQGIIPIAHSQDTAGPMARNVTDAAILLGALAEFDSNDAKTHLEQGKIYDNYTSFLKPDGLEGKRIGIASQMIPSHNKVHELLKKAIEAMQNNGAELVEGLEFETNRKWGNPSYEVLLYEFKADLNKYLQEHPSAPRKSLAELIEFNNQNADKEMPWFGQEIFEAAQEKGDLSSEEYLQALADSKRYAGKEGIDALMDTNNLDAIIAPTNGPTWSIDWVNGDSFTGGSSSPAAISGYPNITVPMGFVDGLPIGLSFFGRAWSEPVLLEIAYAFEQATKHRKAPDFKKSLMG
- the rlmN gene encoding 23S rRNA (adenine(2503)-C(2))-methyltransferase RlmN, yielding MKERLFGKTLGELQELVVELGLPKFTAKQITDWLYKKQISSIDEMTNLSKKARELLNERFVFGLTPYTKVSASIDGTRKYLFPTIQNKFIETAMIPERDRKTVCVSSQVGCKMGCLFCFTAKQGFQGQLSAGEIINQIKSIDEVEEVSNIVYMGMGEPFDNLEEVLKSLEILTSEWGFAMSPRRITVSTIGIIPGMLTFLEKSEAHLAVSLHTPFHEERQKIMPVQVAYPIEEVVEEIKSWDFGRQRRVSFEYILFEDLNDSEEHVNELARLLSGLKCRINLIRFHPVPGTPLKSPGEKTIQRFKDALNNKGILTTIRASRGQDIYAACGLLSTKELVK
- a CDS encoding MBL fold metallo-hydrolase produces the protein MKLTPVSAGHFHCDGGALFGAIPKVLWNKVYPCNEDNFTQLTLRCLLVEIGDRKILIEAGIGNHYPEKHLKNNGVTSVDELEKSLIEKGFSATDITDVFFTHLHWDHCTGAVKNVDGKLELVFPNANLWSSKTQWEHAKISNPRERAAYHRQVLDYMMESGKLKLIEKEGEWLPGFEIKMFDGHTPGQMLPILHTAKHAFVYTSDLFTTAANIPVLWISAYDLDPVQVMKEKGEFLKEAAAKNYILYFEHDYYTECASVHETEKGVLLKEKFRLKELL
- a CDS encoding DUF3810 domain-containing protein yields the protein MKQNSKYKWLILPALAAIVFVCTLLLRQQAEFVEKWYAQKVYPLIASLLSNISAIFPFSLDDLLYIFLLLVPFLLLVLIFTKKIKWKAAGKFLINLLASAFILFYLLWGFNYFRSPLQDRLGINDREPNTEEFVQFVHQYIAELNRLHCDFDKIDKTETDRLIEESYQQLAPLLHFDYPMGKRYDKKITFSGFYSKSGITGYFGPFFNEVHVNKQVLPIEYPFVLAHEKAHQLGVTSEAEANFYSWLVCLNSSSQQIQYSAKLFISFHLFRQARGLEAYKKLVAEISPNVQADINKISEHWNKLRNATMDKTASKLNDAYLKHNNIKSGIKDYTGVVDHVMNFSLDSAFQQRYGLVPH